GCCCGGCATCGACGGGTTTCCCCTGCTGGCCGCCGTGCTGGCCCCCACGCTCCTGGGCATGGGGCTGTTGATGGCGGACCCGTGGTGGGCGGGGCGCGCGAGCATCGCGGTGCTGGGCCTCCTGGGGACGCTGTCGCTCCAGGAGCGCTACACCGCGGACCTGGCGGAGTTCATCAACAGCTCGCTGGCGCAGGCCGCGGGCTTCATCGCCGCCGCGCTGTCCACCCGCTTCCTTCGCTCCGTGGGCACGGACTGGAGCGCGCACCGGCTCCTGCGCACCGGGTGGCGGGAGCTGGCGGGCCTGGCCTCCGCCGAGGGCGTGCCGGACCGCCTGGGCTGGACGAGCCGCATGCTGGACCGGCTGGGCCTGCTCACCCCGAGGCTGGCGCTGGCCACGTCCCGCGATGAAGCGCTGGAGGCCGCGGATGCGCTGGCGGACCTGCGGCTGGGCTTGAACGTCGTGGACCTCCAGCGAGTCCGTCCGCACGTGGGGACCGCCGCGAACCAGTCCGCGGGGCTGCTCCTCCAGCGCATCTCCGGGCACTTCCAGGCGCGCTCCCGGGGGCGGGTGACGGCGCCACCGGTGGAGCTGCTCGGGGCGCTGGACGCGACGTTGGGCCGCGTCGCGGACGCGCCGCCTTCCTCGGAGAAGCGCGACGGGGTGCTCGCGCTCGTGGGGTTGCGGCGCGCGCTGTTTCCGGACGCGGCGCCCTACCGGGCTGTTCCCCTGGAGGCGGCGCGATGAGGGGCGAGCTGGACGTCCAGGGGGTCTTCGTCCCCGCGCTCCTCGTCTGGGCGCTGGTCGCGGTGGCGCTCGGCGTTCCCCTTCGGCGGGGGCTGGCCGCGCTCCATGTCTACCGCTGGGTGTGGCACCCGGCGCTCTTCGACCTGGCGCTGTTCGTCCTCCTCTGGTTCGCCGTGACGTTCATCGCCTCGCGGGTCCCCTGAGACGCCATGAAACCCACGCGCCCGCGGCTCATCCGGATCGGCGTGACGGCGGCCGTCGTGGTGCTGGCCCTGCTCGCGGGCAGGTGGCTGTGGCGGCACTACCAGGTCGAGCCGTGGACGCGCGACGGCCGCGTGCAGGCGGACGTGGTGCTGCTGGCGCCGGACGTGTCGGGCGTCGTCACGTCCGTGGAGGTGCAGGACAACCAGCGGGTGACCCGGGGGCAGGTGCTCTTCGTCATCGACCGCGCCCGGTTCGAGCTCGCGCTGCGGCAGGCGGAGGCGGCGGTGATGAGCCAGCGGGCGGTGCTGGCGCAGGCGCGGCGTGAGGCCGAGCGCAACCAGGGCCTGGGCAAGCTCGTGTCCGAGGAGGCCCGCGAGCAGGGCGCGTCGCGCGCGGAGCAGGAGGAAGGGGCGCTCCAGCAGGCGCTGGCCAACCGGGACATCGCCGCGCTGAACCTGGACCGCTCCACGGTGCGCTCGCCGGTGAACGGCATCGTCACCAACCTGGAGGTGGATCCGGGCAACTTCGCCACCGCCGGCCAGCAGATGGTGGCGCTGGTGGACAGCGACTCCTTCCGCGTGGAGGGCTACTTCGAGGAGACGAAGCTGCCGCGCATCCGCATTGGCGCCCCGGTCACCATCCGGCTCATGGGCGAGCCGGCCCTGTTGCGCGGACACGTGGAGGGAATCGCCGCGGGCATCGAGGACCGCGAGCGCGCGGCGGGCCCCAACCTCCTGCCCAATGTGAACCCCACGTTCAGCTGGGTGCGCCTGGCCCAGCGGGTGCCCGTGCGCATCGCGCTGGACTCGGTGCCCGAGGGCGTCCGGCTCGTGTCCGGACGCACCGCGACGGTGACGGTGCATGAAGAGGGGGACGGGGCTTCCACCGGCCGCAACGGGGACGTCCGCCCATGAGCACGCGGGGGCCGTGGGTGGGGCTGGCGCTGCTGGTGTCCGCGTGCACGACCGTGGGGCCTGACTACCGGGGGCCTCCGCCGTCCGCGGCCGTCCATTCGCCCGAGGCCACCGGGGCATTCCTGGGCGCAACGGAGCCGCACTATTCGTCGGCGCCCGTCCCGGGGGAGTGGTGGCGCCTGTACGAGGACCCGGTGCTGGAGGGGTTGGTGCGGCAGGCGCTGAAGTCGAACGTGGACCTGCGGGTGGCGGAGGCGAACCTCGCGCGGTCGCGGGCGGTGCTGGCGGAGGTCGGAGGCGCGCGGCTGCCTTCCTTTTCAGTGGGCGCGTCGGCGGACGTGGGCAGGACGCCGCCAGTCGGGCCGTCGGCGAACTATGGCCTGGGCTTCGACGTGTCATATCAGCTGGACCTGTTCGGGCGGATCCGCCGGGGCATCGAGGCGGCGCGCGCGGACACGGAGGCGGTCCAGGCCGCGCTGGACCTGACGCACATCACGGTGGCCGCGGAGACGACCCGGGCGTACGCGAGCGTCTGCTCGGTGGGCAACGAGGTGGTGGTGGCGCGCCGCGTGCTGGCCCTGCAGGAGGAGAGCCTTTCGCGGACGCGGCGCCTGGTGGAGGCGGGGCGGGGGACGCCGCTGGACTTGAGCCGGGCCCAAGCGCAGGTGGAGGTGCTTCGCGCGAACGTGCCGCCGCTGGTGGTGCAGCGGCGCATCGCGCTGCTGCGGCTGGCGGTGCTCAGCGGCAGGCCGCCCGCGGCGTTTCCTCCGGACGTGGAGGCGTGTGAGACGCCGCCACGGCTGAGCTCGCCTATCCCCGTGGGGGATGGCGCCGCGCTGCTGCGCAGGCGTCCGGACGTCCGGCAGGCGGAGCGGGCGCTGGCGTCGGCGACCGCGCGCATCGGCGTGGAGACGGCGGACCTCTATCCCACGGTGAGCTTCGGGCTGTCCGCGGGCTCCGGAGGCCTGATGAGCACCTTCGGACAGGAGAGCACGCTGAGCTGGAGCCTGGGGCCGCTGCTGTCCTGGACGTTCCCGAACACCCGCATCGCCAGGGCTCGCATCGCCCAGGCGGATGCGACCGCGCAAGCCGCGCTCGCGCAGTTCGACAGCGTGGTGCTCAACGCGCTGCTGGAGACGGAGAGCAACCTGACGCAGTACACGCAGGAGCTGGAGCGCGTCGCCGCGCTCACGGCCGCCCGGGACTTCAGCGCCCAGGCCGCGCGCGAAGCCGACGCGCTCTACCGAGGAGGACGGGAGGACTTCCTGACCGTGCTCGACGCGGAGCGCACCCGGGCCGACGCCGAGGCGTCGCTGGCCTCCGCGCAGACCCTCCTGGTGTCCAATCAGATTGCCCTGTTCCTGTCGCTGGGTGGGGGATGGGAGGAACCGCCGCCCGCGGGGGGACAGTAGGATGGGCGCGGATGCGCTTCTTCCTCTCCCTTCCGGACGGCCGCTCCATCTCGCTGGAGAAGCCGGTGGTGTCCGTGGGCTCCGAGCCCGCATGCGATGTCGTCCTCTCCGCGCCCGGCGTGAAGGGCAGCCATGCCCTGGTGTTCCGTGACGCGCGCGGGTGGACGGTGTCCGCCGCGAGCGCGGACTGTGACGTCCGGGTTCGCGGCAGGCGGGTGGAGCTGGCGCCGCTGGAGCCGGGGGAGTCGTTCAGCGTGGGCAAGGCGTCGCTCACGCTGACGGTCTCGGAGGCGCCGGTCCGGGCGTCGCCTTCCCCGGCGCCTTCCCGCCTGGTGGGCGTGCTGACGGACTTCGCCTCACGGCTGCTCGTGCAGCGGCCCGCGTCGGAGCTGCTGGAGGCGGCGCTGCGGGGCATCGCGGAGGTCACGTCCGCGGACGTGGGGTTCCTCGTGTCGGTGGAGGGGGAGCGGCGGCGGGTGCTGGGGGCCACCGGCTCCGTGCCGGCCTCGGTGGTGGTGGACAGCCTGGTGGATCAGGTCGTGGGCTCGGGGGCACCGGTGCTGGTGCCGGATGTCGCGGCGGAGGCGGCGCTCGCGGGGGCCCCCAGTGTGCTGGCGTTGCGGTTGACCTCCGCACTCGTGCTGCCGCTTCGCGCGGGCGCCGCGCCGCTGTGCGTCGTGTACCTGGGACGGCGCCTGGGCAGTCCTCCGTTCGCGACTCGTGAGCTGGAGGAGGCGATGGCGCTGTCGTCGCTCGCGGCGTTGCTGCTGGCCACGTCGCGGGAGTTGACGGAGCTGCGCGCCCAGGTGGACAGCCTCACGCAGCGCATCGCCGCGGCCACGTTCGAAGGGCTCATCGGTGAGTCCCCGGCCATGCGGAACCTCTACCGGCAGGTGGAGCGCCTGGGGCCCACGTCCCTGCACGTGCTCATCCAGGGCGAGACGGGCACGGGCAAGGAGGAGGTGGCCCGCGCGCTCCACCGGCGGAGCGGCCGGCGCGGGCGGCTGGTTGCAATCAATTGCGCGGCGCTGCCGGAGTCGCTCATCGAGCGCGAGCTGTTCGGCCACGTCCGCGGGGCGTTCTCCGGCGCGGCCTCCGACCGCGCGGGGCTGGTGGAGGCGGCGGATGGGGGCACGCTGTTCCTGGATGAGATTGGAGACATGCCGCTGCCGCTCCAGTCGCGCCTGCTGCGAGTCGTCCAGGAGCACGAGGTGACGCGGCTGGGCGAGCACCGTCCCCGCCGGGTCGACATGCGCGTCGTGGCCGCCACGCATCAGCCCTTGAAGGCGCTCGTCGCGCGGGGCGCCTTCCGCGAGGACCTCCTCTTCCGCCTGGACGAGGTGCGCCTGGAGGTGCCCGCGCTGCGGGAGCGCGGAGACGACGTGTTGCTCATCGCGCACCATGTCCTGAAGCAGGAGGCGGGCCGAGCCCGGGGCTTCACGCAGAAGGCGGCGGAGGCCCTGCGCGGTCATCCCTTTCCGGGAAACGTCCGCGAGCTCGTGTCCCGCGTGCGGCGCGCGGCCATCCTGGCCTCAGGGGAGCTCATCGGCGTAGAGGACCTGGACCTGGCCGCGGACACGGCGCCGCTGGTGCCCCTGGATGAGGCGCGTGATGCCTTCGTGCTGCGCTATGTGCGCGAGGCCATTGCCCGCAGCGGAGGCAGCAAGAAGGAGGCGGCCCGGGCCCTGGGCATCGGCGTGCGCTCCGTGTTCCGATACCTGGGGGAAGAGGATTGAGAGGCCCGCTTGCGTAAGCATGTCCCATCGTGGCGATTGCTCACGGCGCTTGCTGCTGTGGCCGTAGGTTGTGCCGAAGCACCCCTCCCACCCAGCGCTGGTGCGGTTCGGATGTGGCGCGGGCCGCTCGTGAACGTGCCAGGAGGCGGGCAGTTCCGCACCGTCATCTACTACGGGCCATGGCAATGCAGCGCCCAGCTCATGACCTACTGCCAGGAGAAGTGCGCGGGAAGCGGTCACGTCCTCCAGGGATGCATGTGGCTGGCGGATGTGAAGATGGATTTTCAGGGCACGCTGGTTCAGGCCGGCAGCCGGTTTGGGATGGCGCATTGTTGCTGCAACTACGGAGCACTGACGCCTCGCCAGAACGAAGCTGCTCGCAATCGCTGGAACAAGGCGCGCAAGGGGTTCCGGGAGGAGTGGTCGCGGCGTTTCGGTAACTGGCCAACGGAGGCCGATGGAAAGCCGTACCAGGGCCATCACATCCGCGACCTTCAGCATGGCGGCAACCCCACCGACTGGGACAACCTCCTGCCGTTCCCCCAGGACCTTCATGAGGACCTGCTGGGGCCCTACAACCAATGCTACGCGAACCAGCCTCCGTGGACGCGTGTAGGCGTGGATCATCCCTATGGCGAGTAGCTCCGAAGCCATGTCGGCGCTGCTGGAGGAAGTTTCACGGCGCCACTTTCCGAACCCGCCCGCGACTCCGGCGGAGATCGAGGCTTTCGAGCAGAGAGTCGGATGGCGCCTGGACCCGGACCTTCGTGCCTTCTATCTGCATTGCGATGGCGCGAAGTTGTTCGACCGGGTCGACCCCGCGTTCTTCTTCTACCCGCTGGCGAAGATTCGCCGCGCTCGCGTTGTCCTTCTCAAGGATGACACGGACAGGGCAGGTCCGGCGTCCTGGTACGCGGTCTGCGAGGTGCGGGATACCAATTACATCTTCGTGGACGTCAGCCATCAGTCGGGCGGGCGGTACTCCATCCGGGATGGTTACCGTGAAGCGTTTCCGGACCCTGCCTACAACCGCCAGATCGCGGGCTCATTCTCGGAGTTCCTGGGCGGAGCG
The sequence above is drawn from the Corallococcus sp. NCRR genome and encodes:
- a CDS encoding efflux RND transporter periplasmic adaptor subunit, producing the protein MKPTRPRLIRIGVTAAVVVLALLAGRWLWRHYQVEPWTRDGRVQADVVLLAPDVSGVVTSVEVQDNQRVTRGQVLFVIDRARFELALRQAEAAVMSQRAVLAQARREAERNQGLGKLVSEEAREQGASRAEQEEGALQQALANRDIAALNLDRSTVRSPVNGIVTNLEVDPGNFATAGQQMVALVDSDSFRVEGYFEETKLPRIRIGAPVTIRLMGEPALLRGHVEGIAAGIEDRERAAGPNLLPNVNPTFSWVRLAQRVPVRIALDSVPEGVRLVSGRTATVTVHEEGDGASTGRNGDVRP
- a CDS encoding TolC family protein, which translates into the protein MSTRGPWVGLALLVSACTTVGPDYRGPPPSAAVHSPEATGAFLGATEPHYSSAPVPGEWWRLYEDPVLEGLVRQALKSNVDLRVAEANLARSRAVLAEVGGARLPSFSVGASADVGRTPPVGPSANYGLGFDVSYQLDLFGRIRRGIEAARADTEAVQAALDLTHITVAAETTRAYASVCSVGNEVVVARRVLALQEESLSRTRRLVEAGRGTPLDLSRAQAQVEVLRANVPPLVVQRRIALLRLAVLSGRPPAAFPPDVEACETPPRLSSPIPVGDGAALLRRRPDVRQAERALASATARIGVETADLYPTVSFGLSAGSGGLMSTFGQESTLSWSLGPLLSWTFPNTRIARARIAQADATAQAALAQFDSVVLNALLETESNLTQYTQELERVAALTAARDFSAQAAREADALYRGGREDFLTVLDAERTRADAEASLASAQTLLVSNQIALFLSLGGGWEEPPPAGGQ
- a CDS encoding DUF1656 domain-containing protein, producing the protein MRGELDVQGVFVPALLVWALVAVALGVPLRRGLAALHVYRWVWHPALFDLALFVLLWFAVTFIASRVP
- a CDS encoding SMI1/KNR4 family protein; protein product: MSALLEEVSRRHFPNPPATPAEIEAFEQRVGWRLDPDLRAFYLHCDGAKLFDRVDPAFFFYPLAKIRRARVVLLKDDTDRAGPASWYAVCEVRDTNYIFVDVSHQSGGRYSIRDGYREAFPDPAYNRQIAGSFSEFLGGALRSNEEWFWLEAEEE
- a CDS encoding sigma 54-interacting transcriptional regulator, whose product is MRFFLSLPDGRSISLEKPVVSVGSEPACDVVLSAPGVKGSHALVFRDARGWTVSAASADCDVRVRGRRVELAPLEPGESFSVGKASLTLTVSEAPVRASPSPAPSRLVGVLTDFASRLLVQRPASELLEAALRGIAEVTSADVGFLVSVEGERRRVLGATGSVPASVVVDSLVDQVVGSGAPVLVPDVAAEAALAGAPSVLALRLTSALVLPLRAGAAPLCVVYLGRRLGSPPFATRELEEAMALSSLAALLLATSRELTELRAQVDSLTQRIAAATFEGLIGESPAMRNLYRQVERLGPTSLHVLIQGETGTGKEEVARALHRRSGRRGRLVAINCAALPESLIERELFGHVRGAFSGAASDRAGLVEAADGGTLFLDEIGDMPLPLQSRLLRVVQEHEVTRLGEHRPRRVDMRVVAATHQPLKALVARGAFREDLLFRLDEVRLEVPALRERGDDVLLIAHHVLKQEAGRARGFTQKAAEALRGHPFPGNVRELVSRVRRAAILASGELIGVEDLDLAADTAPLVPLDEARDAFVLRYVREAIARSGGSKKEAARALGIGVRSVFRYLGEED